A window of the Glaciimonas sp. CA11.2 genome harbors these coding sequences:
- a CDS encoding winged helix-turn-helix domain-containing protein, with protein sequence MTHTKSIRLRVMRGGVIAFGPGKAALLLAIAQYGSISAAARALGMSYRRAWLLVEEMNTSFQEPLVATATGGANGGGARITELAQTMLRRYEHMTAKAEVAVAQDMAYFESLMASTVDVSPGE encoded by the coding sequence ATGACACATACTAAATCGATACGGCTGCGAGTAATGCGGGGTGGAGTTATTGCATTTGGGCCCGGTAAGGCGGCGTTGTTGCTAGCTATCGCCCAATATGGATCGATTTCCGCCGCAGCGCGCGCGCTGGGGATGTCCTATCGGCGTGCGTGGTTACTGGTAGAGGAAATGAATACCAGTTTTCAGGAGCCATTGGTGGCAACTGCAACTGGTGGTGCAAACGGTGGTGGGGCGCGCATCACTGAATTGGCCCAAACAATGCTGAGGCGATATGAACACATGACCGCGAAAGCAGAAGTCGCGGTAGCGCAGGATATGGCGTATTTTGAGTCCCTGATGGCGTCAACAGTCGACGTTTCTCCTGGCGAATAG